The following are encoded in a window of Bos javanicus breed banteng chromosome 12, ARS-OSU_banteng_1.0, whole genome shotgun sequence genomic DNA:
- the MTIF3 gene encoding translation initiation factor IF-3, mitochondrial, whose product MAALFLKKLTLQTVKTENYCIRRCLGKYILQGPAPTQQPPRPSCLIHAKAFSTEDTQDEMTKKKKNETAFSSVGRKINERIIHVLDEQGNDLGHMHRANVIRLMAERDLRLVKRDASAEPPQYQLLTGAQIHQERLRLREAERAAPKPGPTLTKELTFSSNIGQHDLDTKSKQIQQWIEKKYKVQITVKKGKSADEPEDKMEEMCNRIVQTMSGIATFSSRPQPIRGGKAVMCVLRPLSKKEEAAWRAAPDTPRRDALNGGDGKDRASGVLPQ is encoded by the exons ATGGCTGCTCTTTTCCTCAAGAAGTTAACATTACAAACGGTAAAGACTGAGAATTACTGCATCAGAAGATGTTTGGGCAAATACATTTTACAGGGGCCAGCGCCCACACAGCAGCCCCCAAGACCGTCCTGCCTCATTCACGCGAAAGCTTTTAGCACTGAAGACACCCAGGACgagatgacaaagaaaaaaaagaacgaGACGGCTTTCAGTAGCGTTGGGAGAAAAATCAACGAGCGCATCATTCACGTGCTGGATGAGCAGGGCAACGACCTGGGCCACATGCACCGGGCAAACGTGATCAGGCTCATGGCTGAGCGGGACCTGCGGCTGGTGAAGAGGGACGCCAGCGCCGAGCCCCCGCAGTACCAGCTCCTGACGGGCGCACAGATCCACCAGGAGCGGCTGCggctcagagaggcagagagggccGCACCCAAGCCGG GACCCACCCTGACCAAGGAGCTgactttttcttcaaatattggaCAACATGATCTGGACACAAAGAGTAAACAGATTCAGCAGTGGATCGAAAAAAAGTACAAAGTCCAGATTACAGTAAAGAAAGGGAAGAGTGCAGACGAGCCCGAGGACAAAATG GAGGAGATGTGTAATCGAATCGTCCAGACCATGTCTGGAATTGCAACCTTCTCATCCCGGCCACAGCCCATCAGAGGAGGCAAGGCTGTGATGTGTGTTCTTCGTCCCTTGAGCAAAAAGGAGGAGGCTGCGTGGAGAGCAGCTCCGGACACCCCAAGAAGAGACGCTCTGAACGGGGGAGACGGGAAGGACAGAGCATCTGGTGTCCTGCCCCAGTGA
- the GTF3A gene encoding transcription factor IIIA encodes MEKHLGRTDRGPWRTHDSRAPFAGVGQSPEPFIPRLRSSPGKVEARAAERAPRSKRIRRRGRGLSEHARAPRRRSNPAPPGSRSRKCRGPTRWVRGSGRWSAVLRHVGRHVTERLAQGNLEPPASVAEAVSSLTIADAFVAAGEGAAPPPQAPPRSFICSFPSCSAAYNKAWKLDAHLCRHTGERPFVCDHEGCGKAFVRDYHLSRHALIHTGEKPFVCTASGCEQKFNTKSNLKKHFERKHENQQKQYTCSFEGCEKTFKKHQQLKTHQCQHTNEPLFKCAHEGCGKHFASPSSLKRHGKVHEGYICQKQCSFVAKTWTELLKHMRETHKEDIRCGVCQKTFKRKDFLRQHMRMHAPERDVCRCPRAGCGRTYTTAFNLQSHILSFHEQQRPFVCEHAGCGKTFAMKQSLSRHAVVHDPNMKKTKVRPSRGKRSLASRLSGYVPPKRTQGQAVPLPRNGEPLSCMEGHVLSTSPC; translated from the exons ATGGAGAAGCACCTGGGAAGAACAGATAG GGGTCCATGGAGGACCCATGACTCGCGGGCGCCTTTTGCTGGGGTAGGACAAAGCCCTGAGCCCTTCATTCCTCGCCTCCGCTCTTCCCCGGGAAAGGTAGAGGCGCGGGCAGCCGAGAGGGCTCCCCGGAGCAAACGCATACGCCGGCGCGGGCGGGGTCTCTCGGAGCATGCGCGAGCGCCACGCCGGCGCTCCAACCCCGCCCCTCCGGGGTCACGCTCCCGGAAGTGCCGTGGGCCCACGCGTTGGGTCCGGGGGAGCGGTAGGTGGTCAGCGGTTCTGCGGCACGTGGGTCGGCACGTGACGGAGCGCTTGGCCCAGGGCAACCTGGAGCCGCCGGCCTCGGTGGCCGAGGCGGTGTCGTCCCTGACTATCGCCGATGCATTCGTTGCAGCCGGCGAGGGCGCCGCCCCGCCGCCCCAGGCGCCCCCTCGGAGCTTCATCTGTTCCTTCCCCAGCTGCAGCGCCGCTTACAACAAGGCCTGGAAGCTGGACGCGCACCTGTGCCGGCACACAGGGGAG AGACCATTTGTTTGTGACCATGAAGGCTGTGGCAAGGCCTTCGTCAGGGACTACCATCTCAGCCGCCACGCCCTGATTCACACCGGAGAAAAGCCCTTTGT TTGTACAGCTAGTGGCTGTGAACAGAAATTCAACACAAAATCAAACTTGAAGAAACATTTTGAACGCAAACATGAAAACCAGCAAAAACAATATACA TGCAGTTTTGAAGGTTGTGAGAAGACCTTTAAGAAACATCAGCAGCTGAAAACCCACCAGTGCCAGCACACCAACGAGCCACTGTTCAA GTGTGCCCACGAGGGATGTGGAAAACACTTTGCCTCCCCCAGCAGTCTGAAGCGGCATGGGAAGGTCCATGAGG gctATATATGTCAAAAACAATGTTCTTTTGTGGCAAAAACATGGACAGAGCTTCTAAAACACATGAGAGAAACCCATAAAG AGGACATAAGGTGTGGCGTGTGCCAGAAAACGTTTAAGCGCAAGGACTTCCTGCGGCAGCACATGAGGATGCACGCCCCCGAGCGGGACGTGTGTCGGTGTCCGCGGGCAGGCTGCGGCCGCACCTACACCACCGCGTTCAACCTCCAGAGCCACATCCTCTCCTTCCACGAGCAGCAGCGCCCCTTCGTGTGCGAGCATGCCGGCTGCGGCAAGACCTTTGCCATGAAG CAGAGCCTCAGCAGGCATGCCGTTGTGCATGACCCCAACATGAAGAAAACCAAA GTGAGGCCGTCTCGTGGGAAGCGGAGCCTGGCCTCCCGGCTCAGTGGGTACGTCCCTCCTAAGAGGACACAGGGCCAGGCTGTGCCTTTGCCCAGGAATGGGGAGCCGCTGAGCTGCATGGAAGGCCACGTACTCTCCACGTCGCCATGTTGA